ttaaatgacacGAGCAAAGTTAATTTAACTCACACCAATAAGTGtcttagataattaaaataaccgtcttaatttatgaatgaaAATTGATATCGATATCTGTTTAGCTTCGATGTAGGTCTTTTACATAATTTGGGGTCGAGTTCAGACTGCGATAAGTTGAcgttattaattgaataaaatgacATCCGTGATAGTGCGTCTTGTACAAATCTCGGTGAAATTGGTTCATTACAAGTCGCGATTTCTAGACTATCGGGTGCATCTCAGAAACTTGTGAAAACTCAAGTGagtataaatattcatttaaataattctgacAGTGACCAGTTAGGAGATtcacacactgtaaaaagagcggtgttaaaaatggactcattttaactccgcccggtgttaaaataaaattacactggTGTAAGaagagtaatacaccggtgttaaaaataccggtgttaaagcggggtaaccggtgtaaaagcggggtaaattgcgtccgcttggagtattaactttaaagattataaaacacaaaacatgtcagttctttatgaaaattaataaaaaatatcattcattaacaagtatagtgatcgagtaagtaaaaatattcacaaaataaaatattttaacaccggtaaagaatatctacaccggcggcggcgttattttaacaccggtaccgaatatttacaccggtggtggcgttattttaacaccgctttcgggggtaaatttaacaccgataattttaacacctacaccgtttggacttaccccggtgattttttacagtgcagttTCCACTGCAAGCTAAAGTAGTGTGGGAATCATAATTTTGGGTATTCTTTGCAGAATGATTGCCCAACCACCGGAACTACAACCATACAGTTTGATCTGTACTcctaaaaatgaatcagaaCATTTAAGGACTCGTATGATTTTACTGGTCATGGTCTTCATGCTTCTCTTCATCATGGGCGCTATATTCTTCAGTTATTACGCAGCAATAACCATCGCATCTCACATAGAGCGTGGTGTCAAAATTTCAGTCTCGGTACTAGAagaatgtatttaatttagtGTTCATGGAATAAAACATTACCGGAAAtcgaagtttttttatttaaagtagtAGGTTGACCGATACTTCATATTCCGAAGCGAAGACCGGTAAACAGATCATTGTTATTCAAGCATGTGCCTACAGAGTAACTGAGTCTGTAATGCCTTATTGACTAAACATATTGTACCTTTGTATGACGTATGTAGAACTGATAAAACGAACACGCCGAGCGTTCTCAATGTTTTGCTGACCGCATTCACCGGCGTCAACTTGTCTGGAGCAACCGTGtctctgattattttttaatttagatcTTGTCGATATATTATTAGAATGGAGGAAGAATACGCAACTATTGTGTACGTGGAATTAgctgaaaatatatatgtgccTTACGAATGGCCAATTCGAgggattgaaaatttaattttagttttggcagaaaaaataatttctcaatttGGTTTTGCGAGTCCCGTTCTACAGGTGAAGAATATACCAACAAGATTGATGCGACGTACCAAAACAACCGGTTCTATACATGTATTTGAAAAGGTGGCGAAAGAGTGAGTACTTTTATCGTGTTTATTTTTACGTGTCCGCACgagaaattaaattgtttatgaagcgcattttttgttttttgtttcagGGAGATGGTTGGCTCTTTTGTTTATGACATAGTGTTGCCTAAAGAAGAAGACAGTATTCACATGGAGATGACCCGCGGAAGTAGCATCAAAAAAGGATCATGGCCAAATTACGTGACGAGCTTCTGTCCAAGAGATAACAAGATATCATACCACCTGATTCCTCAACGATTTAGGTAAGTTGATATGTATAGTCTGTTACTTCAGAGGCTACCTTGCCTTTGTTTGTCTATGTCAGCCTAGGTCAAACAAATATTATGCTTTCAGTGGGGAGTGTTGTTTAACGCAAGTGCTAACAAACATACCTTGTGCTCGCCACGGGAAATTGGACGGTCAGTATTTACgatttcatatatgattcataaCTGCTCATCTAAACATGTCTGGACGAGTgaataatatcattaaattattcaacagGTTATTCGAGTGAGTGTACGAAGTAAGTGTCTACAGCGACAAGTAATGGAGGTGCTTGAGCAGCTACACATAGCCGATcaatgtaagtaatttttatctaaagtATTAGGGTTTTAGTCATTTGTCCAGTCAGGATTTAATACTGTCATGGAATTCCGCTTCGAAAGTTTAATTCAGTTGCGTTAAATTGCAGTGGGTGAACAACTTATTCTTGGTGCCTTAAGTATatcactttttatttcatagGGTGCTAATTATAGCTAATTGATTCTAtcaaaaaaacgttatttcgCGATTTATGCTCTTAATTCATTAACTTCAAAATATTATGgctattttttgttatttacatactttatagaatggaatttctattcctGACTGGCGTGACTGTGTATACCTATATGTATCACATTACTAGGGGAGGACCGTGACGGCtgacgtgtttttttttaactatgaaATACATTATACATAGTTGTCCTCATGCATTAATAATTGGACGTATTTTTGCAATAACGTCTCAACTAACCTTATAAGTTAAGacgttattgcaaaaatccATCCAATTGTTCCTATTTTTTTTGGGACATTATCAATGggttatttgtttatttattttatcttgtaTTACAAAATGTGATATGTTTAGTTTCGTAGTAGAAATTGCAAAATCCACTTGGACGGCTTAGACATTCTGTATACTGCGCATATAATTGAACTCCATTATCCTCTGCTGAATTAATTGACAGTGTAATGTATGTGTAATATTAggtattcattaataataattttggtgTAGATTTCCTCTACAAATCAAACTTTGAATCATGGATGGCATAAAATGTTGTATGTTATCAGTCTAATAAGTGCCACATCTGGTGTGGGTTTTATCCAGAATTCGCCTGTTGTGCTGCGTCATAAGTCTGATAGCAAAACATTCTGGTCCGAGCATTGATGTCAATTAGTTGTGATTGAGTTTACAACAACTTGTTGCCAACTTTCAATTTACTGTCGCAACCTGTAGCCAACTTTCTGGAAAAATTGAAGGCACCTTTCCATCAGCTAATGGAATGTCTCCTTTCGccaccaactttctcagaaagttggcgTCGAGGTGTCAACATATGAAAATGCCGATTTTTGTGTTTAACAGCGACAAATTGCGTTAATAGTTTGTCGCTAGCTTGCCGTCAGCTTATTCAAACCCTTTTCTAGAAATCCTCGCTGCGTTCGGGTGCTAAGATCCTTACTCATTCTCTTGTGACACAGCGCAACTGGTGAGCTAGTTCTGGAACTAACCCATGGCATAATCTGTTATTAAGCTTCTATCATAAATagcaattattttcatttagcAAAGTGCGTTATACTGTCGGATAACgatcttgaatatttttacctaTCGATGTGACCCTAATTACAGGTGTATCCTGTTATTGGTGTACATTAGCAGCATTTCTATGTTTATCGATATTAAAACAGCGAGGTAATatctatcattttttttgtttcagataAGCCTGCACAATGAACCCTGTTTCGCGACATCACGCTGCCTTTGCTGTCAATGTGCAATGTCCATTTGCCTTAACTATTATTAAGATATTGTTTAGtcgattattattaagaaacaACTTCTGTTACCAGATTAGTTATTAAGTGAATGTGTTATAGATATAaggttataaataaaataattgaaagaaTAACTGAGGTACTCTGTTTCTATTTCCTGAATTAAATATCGTAGTATGTAGTAAGGAATAAATCAATTAGCAGGTAGTTTGCTGATCTACCTGTATAATAACGAGAGTTACTATCTCACTAGCCGAAAATCACCTCGTAAATTTAACTATCGAGATGGCTAGGTGGAATGACAGGATATCCTTAACAGATCATAGTTAATAGGGTGGAAATTAACTTGAAAACTTATTTAGCAGACAAACCTAAATCGTTTCACCTTAAACAAGGTAGCAAGAATAAGTCACAGCACTAAATGTGACATTGTCTGATCGGCATTATAAGCCCTTTAGCGCTTGACCTTAAAACCTACTCTATGTCCAGTCAGGTCATTGTGAAACTATGGTGGGCCTGCAATACCCACGACAGAAGCGCAGTACAGAGAAAAACTGCTTTTTTCCTTTCAATGTACCCCCTAGCCATGTAAACGGTCCTGACTACAGCACTATACACAAAGGAGAGTTAAAATGAGTGGGAAGGGACACACAATaactacacggagaaattatCCTTGTTTGGAGGCTATGGTGTCACAATGGTGCCggaccatgttggccacctgtcagaaattgaaataaacacatgcaaaaattactatggccatagtaaaatCCACAACGATTATATCACAAATGACTGTAACCATTGGACATTTTGATATGGTCAGAGCTATTTCTGCATATGTTAATTCCAATTTCCGAcaggtggccaacatggtccAGCACTACTAGGACCCATAGAATtccaaacaagaataatttctccgtgtactcTCACATTGCGCGCATACGAACCCACGAGGCTAATCGATTTGCGCTTTCTCCACTCAACGCACACCGAGGTGTTTTGAGGGTTGCGTAACAGTTCAACcaaagacaaaataaccgcgacaaaataaccgacgacaaaataaccgaatgacaaaataaccgaacgacaaaataaccgcccTTTTATCACGGTTTTTGTGTGTTATGTCGCCGGTTATTTCGTcattcggttattttgtcatttggttattttgtcgtcggttattttgtcacggttattttgtcgtggtTATTTTGTCTGCGGTTATTTAAGCGTGACACCGTTTTAAGGCTTTCAAACGCTAAAGGGTTATATTTAGAGattgcaaaataattttcaacaaacacatttatttttgaacgTCTTATTATATTCTCTTAATTCAATTCATAAAcaaacattttatgttactaaattacaataaaatatcactTTATCTTATCAAGTCACACATACCttaata
This sequence is a window from Microplitis mediator isolate UGA2020A chromosome 3, iyMicMedi2.1, whole genome shotgun sequence. Protein-coding genes within it:
- the LOC130665490 gene encoding LOW QUALITY PROTEIN: uncharacterized protein LOC130665490 (The sequence of the model RefSeq protein was modified relative to this genomic sequence to represent the inferred CDS: inserted 1 base in 1 codon; substituted 1 base at 1 genomic stop codon), which encodes MTSVIVRLVQISVKLVHYKSMIAQPPELQPYSLICTPKNESEHLRTRMILLVMVFMLLFIMGAIFFSYYAAITIASHIERGVKISVSVLEECXPILHIXEAKTGKQIIVIQACAYRVTEMEEEYATIVYVELAENIYVPYEWPIRGIENLILVLAEKIISQFGFASPVLQVKNIPTRLMRRTKTTGSIHVFEKVAKEEMVGSFVYDIVLPKEEDSIHMEMTRGSSIKKGSWPNYVTSFCPRDNKISYHLIPQRFR